One Alcaligenes ammonioxydans DNA segment encodes these proteins:
- a CDS encoding DUF7370 family protein produces the protein MITAEQAQQYLASQGISKVPDFILVAWIELVNSIQGCLEEHYTPAVALLIQSYLLALMAYGQGDKYISSQTAPSGASRSFRYQGFADRWRGMLGLLRGLDKHGCTNGLIPPDPTVQAYGGLWIAKGGCHSGGR, from the coding sequence ATGATCACCGCAGAGCAAGCCCAGCAATATCTGGCCAGCCAAGGGATCAGCAAAGTCCCTGATTTCATCTTGGTCGCCTGGATTGAACTGGTAAACAGCATCCAAGGATGCCTGGAGGAGCATTACACGCCAGCGGTAGCGCTGCTGATTCAGTCCTATCTGTTGGCCCTCATGGCTTACGGGCAGGGTGATAAGTACATCAGCAGCCAAACTGCACCGAGCGGCGCGTCCCGCTCCTTCCGCTATCAAGGCTTTGCCGACCGGTGGCGCGGGATGCTTGGGCTGCTGCGTGGACTGGACAAACATGGCTGCACCAACGGACTGATTCCGCCTGATCCGACTGTTCAGGCCTATGGCGGTTTGTGGATTGCCAAGGGCGGCTGTCATTCTGGGGGGCGTTGA
- a CDS encoding phage tail termination protein has translation MLLIDVRNWVVAALPADYLAMFSWVESSRPEDAASRYCIVQQTGGAGPVVETRYPRFRVVLLGKRNDRSDAQKVMTDTEVLLQAAMGDAVPCGAASIRAITEPVGPGFTTENRAWAQVDFEIII, from the coding sequence GTGCTTTTGATCGACGTTCGTAACTGGGTAGTGGCGGCTCTGCCAGCAGATTACTTGGCAATGTTCTCATGGGTCGAATCATCCAGACCCGAGGATGCCGCCAGCCGCTACTGCATCGTCCAGCAAACAGGCGGAGCTGGACCCGTTGTTGAAACCCGCTATCCACGATTTCGCGTGGTGCTGCTGGGTAAGCGCAACGACCGCAGCGACGCGCAGAAGGTCATGACAGACACCGAGGTGCTGCTACAGGCCGCAATGGGCGATGCCGTGCCATGCGGTGCCGCCAGTATCCGAGCAATTACCGAGCCAGTCGGCCCGGGGTTCACCACAGAAAACCGGGCGTGGGCTCAGGTTGATTTTGAGATCATTATTTAG
- a CDS encoding Ig-like domain-containing protein, which yields MATCKNQKFVGRVAILEYAIGCGDVMPAAADWKRLGAMRAKELTIEWETTDATADDSIGALRENLATFQTLSVSGDGVLKVAGTGAAALIALTKHVIKPEATGGEPVAWIRLTFPDLTFTFFAIVTNMSRSAPYDDVATYSFEASATASDFGLMVEDTPDPDAPAVDTVVVTPATASIAEGATRQLAAAITPTGAAQGVIWSSSDTDTATVSRTGMVTAVAAGTATITATSTADSAKKGECAVTVTA from the coding sequence ATGGCTACCTGCAAGAATCAGAAATTTGTTGGCCGTGTGGCCATTTTGGAATATGCCATTGGTTGTGGCGATGTGATGCCCGCCGCGGCAGACTGGAAACGCTTGGGCGCCATGCGCGCCAAAGAGCTAACTATCGAATGGGAAACCACCGATGCGACGGCTGATGACTCCATTGGCGCATTGCGTGAGAACCTAGCCACGTTCCAGACCCTGAGCGTATCTGGCGATGGCGTGCTGAAAGTAGCCGGTACCGGTGCTGCTGCCTTGATCGCGCTGACCAAGCACGTCATTAAGCCAGAAGCAACGGGCGGTGAGCCAGTGGCCTGGATTCGTCTGACGTTCCCAGACCTGACGTTCACCTTCTTTGCCATCGTGACGAATATGTCGCGCTCTGCGCCTTATGACGATGTGGCTACCTATTCGTTTGAGGCCAGTGCAACGGCCAGTGACTTCGGCTTGATGGTGGAAGATACGCCAGATCCTGACGCTCCAGCCGTGGATACTGTGGTGGTTACCCCAGCCACTGCCAGCATTGCCGAAGGCGCAACCCGTCAACTGGCCGCTGCGATCACGCCCACCGGTGCGGCCCAAGGTGTTATTTGGTCGTCCTCGGATACCGACACAGCAACTGTCTCCCGGACCGGGATGGTCACCGCCGTAGCCGCCGGTACCGCAACGATCACAGCAACCAGCACGGCTGACTCCGCCAAGAAGGGAGAGTGCGCCGTTACGGTGACTGCATGA
- a CDS encoding DUF6246 family protein: MMILTDVGEVGVHVGERVHLLRPSLYAMSQLGEPREIVELFAAVMGEAPSLVDALAVVLACSDEDLSDLFGCVSAEGEKLTYEPGLVGPDAVVVLARCLLKHGVTGSLPELPRPAEQEPEYVQEFDARAHVSMAMAHLGVSERDAWQMTMTGLVGALRAKFPPQESDAPGARAPSKAEMEEALDWHDRVLAARG; encoded by the coding sequence ATGATGATCCTTACGGATGTCGGTGAGGTCGGCGTCCACGTAGGCGAGCGGGTGCATCTCCTGCGCCCGTCGCTCTACGCGATGTCGCAACTCGGTGAGCCACGGGAGATTGTGGAGCTGTTCGCCGCAGTGATGGGTGAGGCCCCAAGTTTGGTGGATGCGCTGGCGGTTGTTTTGGCTTGCTCAGATGAGGATTTGTCTGACCTGTTTGGCTGTGTGTCGGCCGAGGGTGAAAAGCTTACCTACGAGCCAGGGCTGGTGGGGCCGGATGCCGTTGTGGTGCTGGCGCGCTGCCTGCTCAAGCACGGCGTTACTGGTTCGTTGCCAGAACTGCCCCGGCCAGCCGAGCAAGAGCCTGAGTACGTGCAGGAGTTCGACGCCCGTGCTCACGTTTCCATGGCAATGGCACATCTTGGGGTTTCTGAACGGGATGCCTGGCAGATGACCATGACCGGGTTAGTGGGGGCGCTGCGTGCGAAGTTCCCGCCGCAGGAAAGCGATGCGCCCGGCGCGCGCGCACCGAGCAAGGCAGAAATGGAAGAGGCGCTGGATTGGCATGACCGCGTGCTGGCGGCCCGGGGATAG
- a CDS encoding addiction module antidote protein — protein sequence MTTIKTAPFDAAEYLDSEEAIAEYLSAALEEDDPALFLSALADVVKARGMTKMAKDAGVGRESLYKALAPGAKPRYDTVLKLARAAGVKLTVEPLHA from the coding sequence ATGACCACCATCAAAACAGCCCCCTTCGACGCTGCCGAATACCTTGACAGCGAAGAAGCCATCGCCGAATACCTATCCGCTGCTTTGGAAGAAGACGATCCCGCCCTTTTCCTATCTGCACTTGCCGATGTAGTCAAAGCCAGAGGCATGACCAAGATGGCGAAAGACGCCGGCGTTGGTCGGGAGAGCCTATACAAAGCCCTCGCCCCTGGTGCAAAGCCTCGATATGACACGGTGCTGAAACTAGCTCGTGCTGCCGGGGTCAAGCTTACGGTGGAACCCCTTCACGCCTGA
- a CDS encoding type II toxin-antitoxin system RelE/ParE family toxin, with amino-acid sequence MNTINRTETFSTWLTGLKDLKARAKIVVRIKQAGQGNFGDVKPISDGVWEMRIHFGPGYRLYYAREGRVVYLLLSGGDKSTQKQDIKTAIAMWKQIQEDQS; translated from the coding sequence ATGAACACGATCAACCGCACCGAAACATTCAGCACTTGGCTAACAGGGTTGAAAGACCTCAAGGCCAGGGCGAAGATCGTGGTTCGCATCAAACAAGCCGGTCAAGGCAATTTCGGAGACGTGAAGCCGATTAGCGATGGCGTCTGGGAAATGCGCATCCACTTCGGCCCTGGCTACCGCCTCTACTATGCCCGTGAAGGCCGTGTGGTGTATCTCCTACTTAGCGGCGGTGACAAGTCCACCCAAAAGCAGGACATTAAGACCGCCATCGCTATGTGGAAACAAATCCAGGAGGATCAGTCATGA
- a CDS encoding tape measure protein — protein sequence MSENVGAIYYTVEAETAKLIGELGSVLKGLDSLGVGFNKTDKSARQTEMRLTKVAGAVQGLGRSSSAASQALRGLLPVLSGAALVKLAQDIIATADAWTQLQNRLRLVTDGTKELAQATEAVFNISQSTSQEIDTVAQVYQRFAQNASRLGLSLNDVAEVTDVVAKAVAISGASAEAASAALTQFGQGLASGTLRGEELNSVMEQTPALAQAIATGLGVSIGQLRQLGQDGKITAGELIKALKAAGDSVNEQFDTRVKTAAQAWTELRNSVTRFVGELSGATNMSNSLADSIERVSKAIDEADLDSLAQEIEGIKGTISLVVDGVEELSAVFKRHFPDMAGTAERSFTQMALTTAKEVDSMVAASRGAAGAIGSLWDALAHNIPTLFKNAWNIVKRDTADTVNALADMLNKPLQAVGLEGFSKVTFGAQEVESLIDLTDALKSGWDNAAIGAGAYERTLKRVTDNAIDSSINDWMEQYSESTEKAVTATTKLDESIKKKKKSLSDAEKAAQQNKKVIDDLATSLYLAGLKGEELAAAKAKMALNPAATEDEVLAAEALARALWSVEEAERQRGKFGEKPKDADQYIMGDTSPLSGGAFDDQYARYEAEAEAEQKRYDDQLERLRQARELQIETKRSYDELEQEAAKQHADRMAQIEQAKNHVMLASASDAFGALAGVMKQSQGEQSGIYKAMFAASKAFAIADATVNAYSAISKAWNSAPFPANLGAVAATTPQVMSVVSAISGASYSGRQYGGPTQPGKMYRINENGAPEVFNAANGQQFMLPNTRGHVVSNKDTTTNESNGVSVVVNVHNAPPGTQVEQQRSDKELIIDVMIEDVATGGRFTEAGSSMLGWRRQGR from the coding sequence ATGTCCGAAAATGTCGGAGCTATTTATTACACAGTTGAGGCAGAAACCGCGAAGTTAATAGGTGAGCTCGGCTCCGTATTGAAAGGCCTCGATTCCCTAGGTGTAGGATTTAATAAAACAGATAAGTCAGCTCGTCAGACTGAAATGAGGCTGACTAAAGTGGCTGGTGCCGTGCAAGGTTTGGGCCGCTCGAGTTCAGCCGCTTCCCAGGCATTGAGAGGGCTTCTGCCGGTCTTGTCTGGGGCTGCGCTGGTGAAGCTGGCACAAGATATTATCGCCACTGCCGACGCGTGGACACAGCTTCAAAACCGTCTGCGTTTGGTGACTGACGGGACAAAAGAGCTTGCGCAGGCCACAGAGGCGGTTTTCAACATATCGCAGTCAACCAGCCAAGAGATTGATACTGTCGCTCAGGTTTATCAGCGATTCGCTCAGAACGCTAGCCGTTTAGGGCTGAGCCTAAATGACGTTGCAGAAGTGACGGATGTTGTGGCAAAAGCGGTGGCAATTTCTGGTGCCTCAGCAGAGGCGGCTAGTGCTGCCCTCACGCAGTTCGGTCAGGGTTTAGCTTCCGGCACATTGCGCGGCGAAGAATTGAACTCAGTAATGGAGCAGACGCCTGCATTGGCGCAGGCAATTGCAACTGGTCTAGGCGTTAGCATCGGTCAGCTTCGCCAGTTGGGGCAAGACGGGAAGATTACGGCAGGAGAGCTTATTAAGGCCCTGAAAGCCGCAGGCGATTCGGTAAACGAACAATTTGACACTCGCGTCAAAACCGCTGCGCAGGCCTGGACAGAGCTAAGAAACTCTGTAACCCGCTTTGTTGGTGAGCTAAGCGGTGCGACAAATATGTCGAATAGCTTGGCTGATAGCATTGAGCGAGTCTCAAAAGCCATCGATGAAGCCGACTTAGATTCTCTGGCTCAGGAAATTGAGGGCATAAAAGGCACAATTAGCCTTGTCGTGGACGGCGTTGAGGAGCTTTCTGCTGTTTTCAAGAGGCACTTCCCAGATATGGCTGGGACAGCAGAAAGATCGTTCACGCAGATGGCGCTAACCACCGCCAAAGAGGTGGATAGCATGGTGGCCGCATCAAGGGGTGCGGCTGGCGCAATCGGCTCACTCTGGGATGCATTGGCCCATAACATCCCCACGCTCTTTAAAAACGCTTGGAACATCGTAAAGAGAGATACGGCTGACACGGTTAACGCCTTGGCTGACATGCTGAACAAGCCTTTACAGGCTGTTGGGTTGGAGGGGTTCTCAAAAGTCACCTTCGGGGCGCAGGAGGTGGAAAGCCTCATAGATCTTACGGATGCACTTAAATCCGGCTGGGATAATGCCGCAATCGGGGCTGGCGCATACGAACGAACTCTGAAACGAGTGACTGACAACGCCATCGATTCGAGCATAAATGACTGGATGGAACAGTACAGTGAGTCAACTGAGAAGGCGGTTACGGCGACAACCAAGCTAGATGAATCCATCAAGAAAAAGAAAAAATCACTATCCGATGCCGAGAAAGCCGCCCAACAAAATAAGAAGGTGATCGACGATTTGGCGACGTCGTTGTATCTGGCTGGCTTAAAAGGCGAGGAGCTGGCAGCAGCCAAAGCGAAAATGGCGCTTAATCCCGCCGCCACAGAAGATGAAGTGTTGGCTGCTGAGGCCCTTGCTCGCGCCCTGTGGAGTGTGGAGGAAGCTGAGCGCCAACGAGGTAAGTTCGGCGAGAAGCCTAAGGATGCAGACCAGTACATCATGGGGGACACCTCACCGCTTTCGGGAGGTGCCTTTGATGATCAATATGCCCGGTATGAGGCCGAGGCTGAAGCCGAGCAGAAGCGGTATGACGATCAGTTGGAGCGTTTACGCCAAGCTCGTGAACTGCAGATCGAGACAAAGCGATCCTATGATGAGCTGGAGCAAGAGGCGGCTAAGCAGCATGCAGACCGAATGGCTCAGATTGAGCAGGCGAAAAATCATGTGATGTTGGCTTCGGCGAGCGATGCGTTTGGCGCTTTGGCTGGCGTGATGAAGCAGTCTCAAGGTGAGCAGTCAGGGATCTATAAAGCGATGTTTGCGGCTTCCAAGGCTTTTGCTATCGCAGATGCTACGGTCAATGCTTACAGCGCAATCTCGAAGGCATGGAACTCTGCTCCGTTTCCAGCAAACCTTGGGGCAGTTGCGGCAACGACGCCTCAAGTTATGTCGGTAGTGTCGGCAATCAGTGGCGCTAGCTATAGTGGCCGCCAATACGGCGGTCCCACACAGCCAGGCAAGATGTACCGCATCAACGAAAACGGGGCTCCTGAGGTGTTCAATGCGGCGAACGGTCAGCAGTTCATGTTGCCGAATACCCGTGGCCATGTCGTGAGCAACAAGGACACCACCACAAACGAAAGCAATGGCGTTTCAGTTGTCGTGAATGTTCATAATGCTCCGCCAGGAACGCAAGTGGAACAACAGCGATCTGATAAAGAGCTGATTATTGATGTGATGATTGAGGATGTCGCCACTGGCGGAAGGTTTACTGAGGCAGGATCATCTATGTTGGGCTGGCGGAGGCAGGGAAGGTGA
- a CDS encoding DUF1833 family protein — MSILEIVYASAPMDAMLLYTLEVSAPGVTPVRIVQGYEDRMLGVDGQLVLFEAAAVELSLPSRNASGQQTLRFAIAGANDRIRPIVDAMLESGQMVTLTSRTYLASDITAPAERPYVMTVLSGQFENGAFVAEASYYDLLNTAWPRERYTAETAPGIQWL, encoded by the coding sequence ATGAGTATTTTAGAAATTGTGTATGCCAGCGCTCCGATGGATGCGATGCTGCTTTATACGCTGGAAGTGTCCGCGCCCGGTGTCACCCCGGTGCGGATCGTTCAGGGGTATGAGGATCGGATGCTGGGGGTTGATGGCCAACTGGTGCTGTTTGAAGCGGCGGCCGTCGAGTTGTCGCTGCCGTCGCGTAACGCCTCTGGCCAGCAGACTTTGCGGTTTGCTATTGCCGGGGCCAATGACCGCATTCGGCCTATTGTCGATGCGATGCTTGAATCCGGACAGATGGTGACGCTGACAAGCCGGACGTACTTGGCCAGCGATATTACGGCGCCGGCCGAGCGGCCGTATGTCATGACTGTGCTGAGCGGGCAGTTTGAAAACGGCGCGTTTGTTGCTGAGGCCAGTTACTACGACCTGCTCAATACTGCCTGGCCGCGAGAGCGTTATACGGCAGAGACGGCACCGGGGATTCAATGGCTATGA
- a CDS encoding host specificity factor TipJ family phage tail protein has protein sequence MTYTLAELPKSHVTVNGQPLPMLEWADRQLAPDDDVEMRLIQYGGVFSGLGKLLGSIFNFAFGWLMPKSGSQNFGSPEQGQRLETTSAKANQAKLGDVVPELAGRFRRFPDYLTPPRRRFVNWREQWLEFHACIGPGQYQINDADVKVGDTPFSALGADGSYAIYGPGADLSGTSTHEHWHTVAAVGGTSSGTAGLEMSTELANRENTQPASYSFDGNYIWRSSESEFPSGWGAGTLVSISLLLTYSVTREGTVLNIRNRFYGQFKHVMPLSGAEVTMRVGSGPAIALVVVASGLDAHGTGWIELRLQPSDTETPGTLGPWYNALEPGEYVLTFTLHPSRQWYVEQYSPHQIVVWRLLPNGLNDPAWLGFPSLTSSGAVVSYEGGTVYGEWSSEFVATPAKETTTALEIDFFFPNGLGYVRENGDVTEQGVGIEIQYRNADGGPRATISKWYENWTLDQIGVTEHISVPQMRPAVRVRRVGASATSTQVKDTIQWYGLKSRLRTRTSYPRWTTMAAKLRVGGRLGAQSENQINVVATRMLPVLQSDGTWSAPQPTRDISAFARYITSSIGYSDLNLDADELRRLDAIWKTRGETLDHVYDLTTAQDALKLAFRAGFSDLTVSHGLIRPVRDDVRTQFEQSYSTLNMTKPLRESVSPRKPMDPDGVEVEYIDAETWTSMTVKCLLPGDQGFKLEKLKLDGVTDRVRAWRIGMRRRREQAYRNREYSFGTEMDAFNSEYLSYVPLFDDEPGNAQMGLLIDIRPTTGGALLRISEPLRWVAGAPHSMGHRTPEGKFIGPFVASPGPDNYSIIADIPQPWPEVSLKQELPHIYFGLTADWIKPALITNIQARGTDATDVTAANYDVRVYADDNNNPPD, from the coding sequence TTGACGTATACGCTGGCCGAGTTGCCCAAGTCGCACGTTACGGTCAACGGACAGCCACTGCCGATGCTGGAATGGGCGGATCGTCAGCTGGCTCCTGATGATGACGTGGAAATGCGCCTGATTCAGTATGGCGGCGTGTTCTCGGGCTTGGGCAAGTTACTGGGCAGCATCTTCAACTTTGCCTTTGGATGGCTGATGCCAAAGAGCGGGAGCCAGAATTTCGGTTCCCCGGAGCAGGGTCAGCGTCTTGAGACGACTTCAGCCAAGGCCAACCAGGCAAAGCTGGGTGATGTCGTACCCGAGCTGGCCGGCCGGTTTCGTCGGTTCCCGGACTACCTGACCCCGCCGCGCCGTCGGTTCGTGAACTGGCGCGAGCAGTGGCTGGAGTTCCACGCCTGCATCGGCCCTGGCCAGTACCAAATCAATGATGCGGACGTGAAAGTAGGGGACACGCCGTTCTCTGCTCTGGGTGCTGACGGTTCATATGCCATCTACGGTCCAGGCGCTGATCTTTCGGGAACGTCCACGCACGAGCACTGGCACACTGTGGCAGCGGTGGGCGGCACCTCGTCGGGCACGGCAGGTCTGGAAATGTCTACCGAGCTGGCAAACCGGGAGAACACGCAGCCAGCAAGTTACTCGTTTGATGGGAACTATATCTGGCGCTCTTCGGAAAGCGAGTTTCCCTCTGGATGGGGGGCGGGCACGCTGGTTAGTATTTCACTGCTGTTAACTTACTCTGTGACGCGAGAGGGGACGGTTCTGAATATACGTAATCGCTTTTACGGGCAGTTCAAGCATGTGATGCCATTGTCGGGCGCGGAGGTCACAATGCGCGTCGGCAGTGGGCCTGCTATAGCGCTTGTGGTGGTTGCCAGTGGCCTGGATGCTCACGGTACAGGCTGGATTGAGTTGCGGTTGCAGCCCTCTGATACGGAGACCCCTGGGACGCTAGGGCCATGGTACAACGCGCTCGAGCCCGGTGAGTACGTCCTCACATTCACTTTGCATCCTTCCCGCCAGTGGTACGTTGAGCAATACTCGCCGCATCAAATAGTAGTGTGGCGATTATTGCCAAATGGGTTAAATGATCCGGCTTGGCTTGGTTTCCCCTCCCTGACGAGCAGTGGCGCGGTAGTGAGTTACGAGGGAGGCACCGTCTATGGCGAGTGGAGCAGCGAGTTTGTGGCTACGCCAGCCAAAGAGACAACGACAGCTCTTGAAATCGACTTCTTTTTTCCAAACGGCTTAGGGTACGTACGCGAGAACGGTGATGTTACGGAGCAGGGGGTGGGTATTGAAATACAGTACCGCAATGCAGATGGTGGACCGCGTGCGACGATCAGCAAGTGGTACGAAAACTGGACGCTGGATCAGATCGGTGTGACTGAGCACATCAGTGTTCCCCAGATGCGGCCGGCTGTACGGGTTCGCCGTGTAGGGGCGAGCGCCACGTCAACGCAGGTCAAAGACACCATCCAGTGGTATGGCCTAAAAAGCCGTCTGCGGACGCGAACAAGTTACCCGCGTTGGACCACGATGGCGGCCAAGCTGCGAGTCGGTGGGCGCCTGGGTGCGCAGTCGGAAAACCAGATTAATGTGGTGGCTACGCGGATGCTGCCAGTTCTGCAAAGCGACGGCACCTGGTCGGCACCGCAGCCAACGCGGGACATCTCTGCATTTGCTCGCTATATCACCAGCTCGATCGGGTACTCAGACTTGAATCTGGATGCCGACGAGCTGAGGCGCTTGGATGCAATTTGGAAGACTAGGGGCGAAACGCTCGACCATGTGTATGACCTAACAACGGCTCAAGATGCCCTGAAACTTGCTTTCCGGGCCGGGTTCTCTGATCTTACGGTGTCGCATGGCCTGATTCGTCCAGTCCGCGATGATGTGCGCACGCAGTTCGAGCAAAGCTACTCAACGCTGAACATGACCAAGCCATTGCGTGAAAGCGTGAGTCCTCGTAAGCCCATGGACCCGGACGGGGTGGAGGTCGAGTACATCGACGCGGAGACCTGGACGTCAATGACGGTGAAGTGCTTATTGCCAGGGGATCAGGGGTTCAAGCTGGAGAAATTGAAACTCGACGGCGTGACAGACCGGGTCCGGGCCTGGCGAATCGGTATGCGCCGACGCCGGGAGCAGGCCTATCGAAACCGTGAGTACAGCTTTGGCACAGAGATGGACGCATTTAATAGTGAGTACCTGTCTTATGTGCCGCTGTTTGATGATGAGCCTGGTAACGCGCAGATGGGCTTGCTGATCGATATCCGGCCCACCACTGGTGGCGCGTTGTTGCGCATCAGCGAGCCTTTGCGCTGGGTTGCCGGTGCGCCGCATTCTATGGGCCACAGGACCCCAGAAGGCAAGTTCATCGGTCCGTTCGTGGCGTCTCCAGGGCCTGATAATTACTCGATCATTGCCGATATTCCGCAGCCTTGGCCAGAGGTCAGCCTGAAACAGGAGCTGCCGCACATCTACTTTGGTCTGACGGCTGACTGGATAAAGCCAGCTCTGATTACGAACATCCAGGCCCGAGGCACAGACGCTACTGATGTGACTGCAGCAAATTACGACGTGCGTGTGTACGCCGATGACAACAACAATCCGCCGGATTAA
- a CDS encoding lysozyme, translated as MSADGLAILRYFESCELEAYWDADGKVWTIGWGDTGPDVVKGLRITLAEADERLRRRLAREFVPGVLAALTRPANQAQLDAMVDLAYNIGVEAFQGSTLVRLFNAGDQAGAAEQFPRWNKSGGKVLLGLRRRRAADRARFLGASGAEAIKIGAAIV; from the coding sequence ATGTCTGCCGACGGCCTGGCCATCCTGCGGTATTTCGAGAGCTGTGAGCTGGAAGCCTATTGGGATGCTGACGGCAAAGTGTGGACCATCGGCTGGGGCGATACCGGCCCCGACGTAGTGAAAGGCCTGCGCATCACCCTGGCCGAAGCCGACGAGCGGTTGCGGCGTCGGCTGGCGCGTGAGTTTGTGCCTGGCGTCCTCGCCGCGCTGACTCGTCCAGCAAATCAGGCGCAGCTCGATGCCATGGTGGACCTTGCATACAACATCGGCGTGGAAGCATTTCAAGGTTCCACGCTGGTCCGCTTGTTCAATGCCGGCGACCAGGCCGGTGCTGCTGAGCAATTCCCGCGCTGGAACAAGTCAGGTGGCAAAGTCCTGTTGGGCCTGCGCCGTCGACGTGCTGCTGATCGTGCTCGTTTCTTGGGCGCATCTGGGGCGGAGGCTATCAAGATAGGAGCGGCCATTGTTTAA
- a CDS encoding ParB/Srx family N-terminal domain-containing protein gives MNPAFLPPLELVRRPLWRTLGIALLPLALAACDSGSSTGGNALVDPPVVTPPASEEPAPPPRNTAYLDRKAGDVIKVRIEELHPTQAAIGYDQVYYKLGRWQGDLDRPTWAHDPQQQLDYLNRTIGKKFDDYCEDMGGTERAQKFLSLAEVQAARLDQPTTYLCKDPLGSQTENLKTVVVGWDGNLYLTDGHHTFSTLREIPDGGPKLPVWVKVSANYSDLHDAPAFWDRMSEEKQVWLRDGHNQPITVEQLPTRLGLANDQEAGGMQEDRYRSLVYFTRDIAYKNGNLPEYAEFLWGDWLRRQAAAGQLPGLDAYLMAPPATPEQILAASTLNKALQTGGSDTSYAAAVRDASLKMSALQDTDLVFEDRDAAALGRITLEADAASGSVTKTARDTLEELPRNDVKSDGSPRGAGKLWFAVNYRHCGKPASGTCWGW, from the coding sequence ATGAATCCTGCCTTCCTGCCCCCTCTCGAACTCGTGCGGCGCCCCTTATGGCGCACTCTGGGTATTGCCCTGTTGCCTCTGGCTCTGGCAGCCTGCGACAGTGGATCGAGCACCGGCGGCAACGCCCTCGTCGATCCTCCCGTCGTCACTCCCCCTGCCAGCGAAGAGCCAGCGCCGCCACCACGTAATACTGCCTATCTAGACCGCAAAGCAGGTGATGTGATCAAAGTTCGTATCGAAGAACTGCATCCCACTCAGGCCGCCATTGGCTACGATCAGGTTTATTACAAGCTGGGACGCTGGCAGGGCGACCTGGATCGCCCCACGTGGGCACACGATCCCCAACAACAGCTGGACTATCTGAATCGCACCATCGGCAAGAAATTTGATGACTACTGCGAGGACATGGGCGGCACGGAACGTGCCCAGAAATTCCTGTCCCTGGCCGAAGTACAAGCGGCGCGTCTGGATCAACCAACGACATATCTCTGTAAAGACCCGTTGGGCTCGCAGACCGAAAATCTTAAAACTGTGGTGGTCGGCTGGGACGGCAATCTCTACCTGACCGATGGTCACCACACATTTTCCACTCTGCGTGAGATTCCTGATGGCGGTCCGAAATTGCCCGTCTGGGTCAAAGTCAGCGCCAACTACAGCGATTTGCATGATGCACCTGCTTTCTGGGATCGCATGAGCGAGGAGAAACAAGTTTGGCTGCGAGATGGCCATAATCAGCCCATCACCGTGGAACAACTGCCTACGCGTCTTGGTTTGGCCAACGACCAAGAGGCAGGAGGCATGCAAGAAGACCGCTATCGTTCTCTGGTGTACTTCACGCGCGATATTGCCTACAAAAACGGGAATTTGCCCGAGTACGCGGAGTTTCTGTGGGGCGACTGGCTGCGCCGTCAGGCAGCAGCAGGCCAACTCCCCGGACTGGACGCCTACCTGATGGCCCCGCCCGCTACACCAGAGCAGATTCTGGCAGCCAGCACCCTGAACAAGGCCCTGCAAACCGGCGGCTCAGATACGAGCTATGCGGCAGCTGTGCGCGATGCCTCTCTGAAAATGTCGGCCTTGCAAGATACGGATCTGGTCTTTGAAGATCGTGACGCTGCCGCTCTGGGTCGTATCACCCTGGAAGCTGATGCGGCCAGTGGATCGGTCACCAAGACCGCTCGCGATACCTTGGAAGAGCTGCCACGCAACGACGTCAAATCCGACGGCAGCCCGCGTGGCGCCGGCAAACTCTGGTTTGCGGTGAACTACCGCCATTGCGGCAAGCCAGCATCGGGGACTTGCTGGGGTTGGTAA